In Aequorivita sp. H23M31, a single window of DNA contains:
- a CDS encoding tRNA-binding protein — translation MNNLSWEDFQKVEMRVGTILEVKDFPESRNPSYQLLIDFGSELGQRKTSAQITSLYSKEELVGKQIIAVVNFPKKQIANFMSECLILGAVEGKDVTLLKTDRKVENGLRIL, via the coding sequence ATGAATAACCTTTCTTGGGAAGATTTTCAAAAGGTGGAAATGCGCGTGGGCACAATCCTAGAGGTGAAGGATTTTCCCGAATCGCGAAATCCCTCATACCAACTTTTGATAGATTTTGGTTCTGAGTTAGGGCAACGAAAAACTTCAGCTCAGATTACATCCCTTTATTCCAAAGAGGAATTGGTTGGCAAGCAAATAATTGCCGTGGTGAACTTTCCGAAAAAACAGATAGCCAATTTTATGAGCGAATGTCTCATTTTGGGAGCAGTAGAAGGAAAGGATGTCACGTTATTGAAAACCGATAGAAAAGTTGAAAATGGTCTAAGAATCCTATAG